A single Chanos chanos chromosome 8, fChaCha1.1, whole genome shotgun sequence DNA region contains:
- the rpz6 gene encoding rapunzel 6, which translates to MSSSLEKVVAQKKRAIEEVMEMFERGSEVLATAVGEFFPLCEVAAPVLRLALDSVQSKEVIYVKDQFLAVRNKLDILSAQLDDIDCEIKKGRLDTQYFVAEENLRNQFRKYVEILEAKPQYREVKTRLFLEHFSTTGGDKNLYVLYDALMGNNTFSEPILEVVERYEARNRRVLEDFCARLKELFCLGLIALLGHCALTHGDELEQEKIQEWSEKIQEVEIKMKTVIEECVRAFPEQARLDAKRLVQEREVKTLQDVAQELLEFLAKKYDWVKWSVRVINHSGSSYRNWRAGENFQYVAGQNWFELSQVNDTNVVVSYSSAPESIPRDCIRQLMEGPVKKGDPKTVVETLEKQRAGLVVHAVSHHKESYAAWNFPEDYHYWERHKNVALCVHSE; encoded by the coding sequence ATGTCCAGTTCCCTAGAAAAAGTAGTGGCCCAAAAGAAGCGGGCCATTGAAGAAGTGATGGAGATGTTTGAGAGGGGGTCAGAAGTGTTAGCTACTGCAGTTGGCGAGTTCTTTCCCCTTTGTGAGGTTGCTGCCCCGGTCCTAAGACTTGCTCTAGACAGTGTCCAGAGTAAGGAAGTGATCTATGTCAAAGACCAGTTTCTTGCTGTACGAAACAAACTGGACATCCTCTCTGCTCAGTTGGACGACATTGATTGTGAGATCAAGAAAGGCCGTCTGGACACCCAGTACTTTGTAGCAGAGGAGAACCTGCGTAATCAATTTCGTAAATATGTCGAAATCCTGGAAGCCAAACCACAGTACAGAGAGGTCAAAACTCGACTTTTCTTGGAACATTTCTCCACTACAGGAGGTGATAAGAACCTATATGTGCTTTATGATGCTTTGATGGGGAACAATACTTTCAGTGAGCCCATTTTAGAGGTGGTGGAAAGGTATGAGGCCAGGAATAGGAGGGTTCTTGAGGACTTCTGTGCCAGACTAAAGGAACTTTTCTGCTTGGGACTCATTGCTTTGCTGGGTCACTGTGCCCTCACCCATGGGGATGAGTTAGAACAGGAAAAGATCCAGGAATGGAGTGAGAAAATTCAAGAAGttgagattaaaatgaaaactgtcatAGAGGAATGTGTGAGGGCTTTTCCCGAACAGGCTCGCCTAGATGCCAAGAGACTTGTTCAGGAGAGAGAGGTCAAAACCCTCCAGGACGTGGCTCAGGAACTACTGGAGTTCCTGGCCAAGAAGTATGATTGGGTGAAATGGTCCGTTCGTGTGATCAACCACTCAGGGAGCAGCTATCGCAACTGGCGTGCTGGAGAGAATTTCCAGTATGTGGCGGGACAAAACTGGTTTGAGTTGTCTCAGGTGAATGACACCAATGTTGTGGTCTCCTACAGCAGTGCCCCCGAATCCATACCTAGGGATTGCATCCGCCAGCTGATGGAGGGCCCTGTTAAGAAGGGAGATCCCAAGACAGTGGTGGAGACCTTGGAGAAGCAGCGAGCTGGGCTTGTGGTTCATGCTGTCAGTCACCACAAGGAGAGCTATGCGGCATGGAACTTTCCAGAGGACTACCATTACTGGGAGAGGCACAAGAATGTGGCTCTTTGTGTGCATTCAGAGTAA